The following are encoded together in the Methanosarcina flavescens genome:
- the uvrB gene encoding excinuclease ABC subunit UvrB, with protein sequence MNSSDQTSQTVSRKFSEIIQNAQYQDSPQFKLVSDFEPKGSQPQAIESLVEGLKKGERFQTLLGVTGSGKTYTIANVINQIRKPTLVIAHNKTLAAQLYNEFREFFPENRVEYFVSYYDYYQPESYLPAKDQYIEKDAMINPKIEQMRLAATASLMSRQDVIVVASVSCIYGLGNPENFQNMGFELKVGDRVQRKEILQKLIEIQFERNDLELMPGRFRVKGDTIDIIPGYFDNIIRIELFGNEIDRISEVDKQTGQRTEDMDYFFVYPARHYVIPEEEQKSAIQSILEELEDRLPELGLLESHRLKQRTIYDIEMIQETGSCKGIENYSRHFDHRKPGEKPFCLLDYFPEDFLMVIDESHQTIPQLHGMYNGDRSRKKSLVDYGFRLPSAYDNRPLKFDEFEKYMRNVIFVSATPADYEREHSARIVEQIIRPTGLVDPEVEIRPLEGQVRDVMQEVRKVVERGDRALVTTLTKKLAEELTEYLARNEIKARYLHSDIKTIERTEIIRELRLGKFDVLVGINLLREGLDIPEVGFIGILDADKEGFLRNSKSLIQIIGRAARNANSKVVLYADNMTDSIKTAVNETERRRSMQIAYNKEHGIVPTTIRKPIREKVVDITDTKHIPKTDIAKMIIELEAEMKEAADRLDFERAIQLREMIKKLEKEIKVA encoded by the coding sequence ATGAATTCTTCAGATCAAACATCCCAGACAGTATCTCGAAAATTTTCCGAGATAATACAGAATGCCCAATATCAGGACAGCCCGCAGTTCAAGCTGGTTTCCGATTTTGAGCCTAAGGGTTCCCAGCCGCAGGCAATTGAAAGTCTTGTGGAGGGGTTGAAAAAAGGAGAGCGTTTCCAGACCCTTCTAGGGGTAACCGGATCAGGGAAAACCTATACCATTGCAAATGTAATAAACCAGATAAGGAAACCGACCCTTGTTATTGCCCATAATAAAACTCTTGCCGCTCAGCTTTATAACGAATTCAGAGAGTTTTTCCCTGAAAACCGGGTGGAGTATTTCGTCTCCTATTATGATTATTACCAGCCTGAGTCCTATCTTCCTGCCAAAGACCAGTATATTGAAAAAGACGCCATGATTAACCCGAAAATTGAGCAGATGAGGCTTGCTGCAACTGCTTCCCTGATGTCGCGCCAGGACGTTATTGTCGTGGCGTCCGTATCCTGTATCTACGGGCTTGGCAATCCTGAGAACTTCCAGAATATGGGATTTGAATTAAAGGTCGGGGATAGGGTTCAGAGAAAAGAAATCCTGCAAAAGCTCATTGAAATCCAGTTCGAGCGAAACGACCTTGAGCTTATGCCCGGGCGCTTCAGGGTAAAAGGGGATACCATTGACATTATTCCTGGTTATTTTGACAACATTATCCGGATCGAGCTTTTCGGGAACGAGATTGATCGGATTTCCGAGGTGGACAAGCAGACCGGACAGAGGACAGAGGACATGGATTATTTCTTTGTCTATCCTGCCAGGCACTATGTCATCCCTGAAGAAGAGCAGAAAAGTGCGATTCAGTCCATTCTTGAAGAGCTTGAAGATCGTCTTCCTGAACTCGGGCTACTTGAGTCCCACAGACTGAAACAGCGCACGATTTATGATATAGAAATGATTCAGGAAACCGGAAGTTGTAAAGGCATTGAAAATTATTCGAGGCACTTTGACCACCGCAAGCCCGGAGAGAAACCTTTCTGCCTGCTTGACTATTTTCCTGAGGACTTCCTGATGGTCATTGATGAAAGCCACCAGACCATCCCGCAGCTTCATGGGATGTATAACGGGGACCGTTCAAGAAAGAAGAGCCTTGTTGATTACGGGTTCAGGCTGCCCAGTGCCTACGATAACAGACCCCTGAAGTTCGATGAATTCGAGAAGTACATGAGAAATGTGATCTTTGTCTCGGCAACCCCTGCAGATTACGAAAGAGAGCACTCAGCCCGGATCGTGGAACAGATTATCCGCCCAACAGGCCTTGTTGATCCTGAAGTGGAAATTCGCCCTCTCGAAGGACAGGTCAGGGACGTTATGCAGGAAGTCAGGAAGGTTGTGGAAAGGGGAGATCGTGCCCTTGTGACCACACTGACAAAGAAGCTTGCTGAAGAACTTACCGAATATCTTGCAAGGAACGAAATCAAAGCTCGCTATCTGCACTCGGATATCAAAACCATTGAAAGGACTGAGATCATCCGCGAGCTCCGGCTTGGCAAATTCGATGTTCTTGTCGGAATCAATTTGCTAAGGGAAGGGCTCGATATTCCGGAAGTGGGTTTCATAGGCATTCTCGATGCTGATAAAGAAGGTTTCCTAAGAAACTCGAAAAGTTTGATCCAGATAATCGGTAGAGCAGCCCGGAACGCCAATTCAAAGGTTGTCCTGTATGCCGACAATATGACCGATTCCATCAAAACAGCCGTTAACGAGACAGAACGCCGCCGCTCCATGCAGATTGCCTACAATAAAGAACACGGCATAGTCCCGACAACCATCAGGAAACCCATAAGGGAGAAGGTTGTGGATATCACCGACACAAAACACATCCCGAAAACCGATATCGCCAAAATGATCATCGAACTGGAAGCCGAAATGAAAGAAGCAGCCGACAGGCTGGATTTCGAGCGGGCAATCCAGCTAAGGGAAATGATAAAGAAACTGGAGAAAGAGATAAAAGTAGCCTGA
- the uvrC gene encoding excinuclease ABC subunit UvrC, whose product MIDLEALPHLPGCYLFKNEEGTVLYVGKAKDLKKRVSSYFQKRDHDPKTESLVQAARGLDFIVTNTEVEALLLENTLIKKHWPRYNIALKDSKRYACIHLTEEKFPRIRLSRKRTESGISFGPFISAKERDYIFEVVRKTFQLRTCKQMPKRACLRYHMAACSGPCIGAISPEDYAEKVKKASYVLKGNIRELIESMEKEMRELASRQQFEQAMALRDEIAALEYLQEKQNVERQKKHNEDILSYIVRDDTVYLMLFKVYKGTLEDKQDYVFAFGENFLEEFLVQYYSENEPPEELILPEPLDDSLADFLSHVKGIKVKVTVPKQGEKKELLDLALKNVEIGFFGDRKKLEALQSKLSLPKLPNVIECFDISHLSGTATVGSMVQFRGGRPDKHNYRRFRIESVEGIDDFASIAEVVRRRYSRLLEDKHDLPDLIIIDGGKGQLSSAFEELRKLKLRIPVISIAKREEEIYVPGLKSSLPIKKDEKASLFIQEIRDEAHRFAINYNRLLRQKSFIPKNF is encoded by the coding sequence ATGATTGACCTGGAAGCTCTTCCTCACCTGCCTGGCTGTTACCTCTTCAAAAACGAAGAAGGGACTGTGCTGTATGTGGGCAAGGCAAAGGACCTTAAAAAGCGGGTGAGCAGCTACTTCCAGAAACGAGACCATGACCCGAAAACCGAGAGCCTTGTACAAGCTGCTCGAGGCCTTGATTTCATTGTCACGAATACGGAAGTAGAGGCTTTACTCCTGGAGAACACTCTGATCAAAAAACACTGGCCACGGTACAATATTGCTCTCAAGGACTCAAAGCGATATGCCTGCATTCACTTAACCGAAGAGAAGTTTCCAAGGATCAGGCTTTCCAGGAAGAGAACTGAAAGCGGGATCTCTTTCGGGCCCTTTATATCGGCAAAGGAAAGAGATTACATTTTTGAGGTTGTAAGAAAGACCTTCCAGCTCAGAACCTGCAAGCAGATGCCAAAGCGTGCCTGCCTGAGATACCACATGGCAGCATGTAGCGGGCCCTGCATAGGTGCAATTTCTCCTGAAGACTATGCCGAAAAAGTGAAAAAAGCCAGCTATGTCCTGAAAGGCAATATCAGAGAACTCATAGAGTCGATGGAGAAGGAGATGAGAGAACTGGCATCAAGGCAGCAGTTCGAGCAGGCTATGGCTCTCAGGGACGAAATTGCAGCTCTTGAATATCTCCAGGAAAAACAGAATGTTGAGAGGCAGAAAAAGCATAACGAGGATATTCTGAGCTATATTGTTAGGGACGACACCGTTTATCTTATGCTCTTCAAGGTTTACAAAGGCACTCTTGAGGACAAACAGGACTATGTTTTTGCTTTCGGGGAGAATTTCCTGGAAGAATTCCTGGTACAGTATTACTCCGAGAACGAACCGCCTGAAGAACTCATCCTGCCTGAACCTCTTGATGACTCGCTTGCAGATTTTCTTTCACACGTAAAGGGAATTAAGGTGAAAGTTACGGTTCCAAAGCAGGGAGAGAAAAAGGAACTTCTCGATCTTGCCCTGAAAAATGTTGAGATCGGTTTCTTCGGAGACCGGAAAAAGCTCGAAGCCCTGCAAAGTAAACTCTCCCTTCCAAAACTTCCGAATGTTATAGAATGTTTCGATATATCGCATCTCTCAGGTACGGCTACGGTTGGCTCCATGGTGCAGTTTCGTGGAGGCAGACCCGATAAACACAATTACCGCCGTTTCCGGATCGAGAGTGTTGAGGGAATTGACGATTTCGCTTCCATTGCCGAGGTTGTTCGGAGGCGTTACTCCCGCCTGCTTGAGGACAAACACGATCTGCCTGACCTGATCATCATAGATGGAGGAAAAGGTCAGCTTTCCTCAGCTTTTGAGGAGCTCCGGAAATTGAAGCTCCGGATTCCTGTTATTTCCATAGCCAAGCGGGAAGAAGAAATCTATGTGCCTGGACTTAAGTCTTCACTTCCAATCAAAAAAGACGAGAAAGCCTCGCTATTTATCCAGGAAATCCGGGATGAAGCCCACAGGTTTGCAATTAACTACAACCGCTTGCTAAGGCAGAAGTCCTTTATTCCTAAAAATTTCTGA
- the uvrA gene encoding excinuclease ABC subunit UvrA, with translation MKNIIIKGAREHNLKDITVELPRDKFIVITGVSGSGKSTLAFDTIYAEGQRRYVESLSAYARQFLGLMNKPDVDSIEGLSPAISIEQKTTSKNPRSTVGTVTEIYDYLRLLFARIGTPYCPTHNIKIESQSPEKIADSLSRECEGMITILAPVVRQKKGTYQHLFRELNSEGFSRIRVNGEIHRTDDEITLDRYKKHDIEVVIDRLDPSEDRSRLVEACENALKKADGLLIAVDSEGKDHLYSSNMACPICGMAFEELQPRMFSFNGPFGACEACNGLGFKMEFDPDLIIPNKKLCLADGAVALYRNYLDSYRSQHLGAVAKHFGFDIFTPIEALTDEQYNVLMYGSDERMQFEMSMKNGDAHWSHKGTWEGLIPQSERLYSQTKSEYRRKELEKFMQVKPCPKCEGRRLKEKVLAVKLGGKSIVDVTDLSILDCIRFFENLDLSEKEREIAKQILKEIRSRLGFLEHVGLGYLTLSRSSGTLSGGEAQRIRLATQIGSNLMGVLYVLDEPSIGLHQRDNERLIQTLQTLRDLGNTLIVVEHDEDTIRAADYVLDIGPGAGIHGGYVVAEGTPEEIELNKESLTGQYLSGEKQIKPPALRRQSDSFIRLKGCRANNLKDIDVNIPIGVLTVVTGVSGSGKSTLIYDTLYKALAKKINKSNVTPGEYDELIFDSEVDKVIVIDQSPIGRTPRSNPATYTKVFDAIRQAFAETKEAKIRGYKNGRFSFNVKGGRCEACQGDGMIKIEMNFLPDVYIECEECKGTRYNRETLEVKYKSKSIAEVLNMTVEEAAEHFENIPAIKGKLDTLKRVGLGYIKLGQSSTTLSGGEAQRIKLTRELSKKGTGRTIYLLDEPTTGLHFHDVKKLIAVLNGLVAKGNTVVVIEHNLDVIKSADYIIDLGPEGGNAGGEIIAEGTPEEVALVQGSHTARFLAPRLSDSYLSMSEAEPVEAIFEEGETFEVDFEEFEDDLNDESEGFEENSEEDLEDNSRGFRRCKHRTEKALEEQLI, from the coding sequence ATGAAAAATATTATTATTAAAGGGGCACGGGAACACAACCTGAAAGATATCACTGTTGAACTCCCGCGGGACAAATTCATTGTTATTACAGGAGTTTCAGGTTCAGGGAAATCTACTCTTGCTTTTGATACGATTTATGCCGAAGGGCAGCGGCGCTATGTGGAGTCACTCTCGGCTTATGCGCGGCAGTTCCTCGGGCTCATGAACAAGCCGGATGTAGACAGCATAGAGGGATTATCTCCTGCGATTTCCATTGAACAAAAAACTACATCAAAAAACCCTCGAAGTACGGTCGGGACCGTTACGGAAATTTATGACTATCTGAGGTTGCTTTTCGCAAGGATAGGCACGCCTTACTGCCCGACCCACAATATAAAAATCGAGTCCCAGTCCCCCGAAAAGATTGCGGACAGCCTGAGCAGGGAATGCGAGGGCATGATTACTATTCTCGCGCCTGTGGTCCGGCAAAAGAAAGGGACTTACCAGCATCTCTTCAGGGAACTGAATAGCGAAGGATTCTCCCGGATTAGGGTAAACGGTGAGATCCACAGGACTGACGATGAGATCACCCTCGACCGTTACAAAAAACATGATATTGAAGTTGTGATTGATCGGCTAGATCCTTCTGAAGACCGCTCAAGGCTAGTAGAAGCCTGTGAAAACGCCCTCAAGAAGGCAGACGGGCTTTTAATCGCGGTTGATTCGGAAGGAAAAGACCACCTTTATTCCTCAAATATGGCATGTCCGATCTGCGGAATGGCTTTCGAAGAACTCCAGCCCAGGATGTTCTCCTTCAACGGTCCTTTTGGAGCCTGTGAAGCCTGTAACGGGCTCGGCTTCAAGATGGAATTTGACCCGGACCTTATTATTCCGAATAAAAAACTTTGTCTTGCGGATGGGGCTGTTGCTCTTTACAGGAATTACCTGGACAGTTACCGGAGTCAGCATCTGGGAGCTGTGGCAAAGCACTTTGGGTTCGACATTTTTACCCCAATTGAGGCTCTCACAGATGAGCAGTACAATGTGCTTATGTACGGTTCGGACGAACGAATGCAGTTCGAAATGAGCATGAAGAACGGAGATGCCCACTGGTCTCATAAAGGAACATGGGAAGGACTGATTCCTCAGTCTGAGAGGCTGTACAGCCAGACAAAATCCGAATACAGGCGCAAGGAACTTGAGAAATTCATGCAGGTCAAGCCCTGCCCGAAATGTGAAGGCAGGCGCCTGAAGGAAAAAGTGCTTGCAGTAAAGCTGGGTGGAAAATCCATTGTGGACGTAACCGATCTTTCAATTCTGGACTGCATCCGATTTTTCGAAAACCTTGATCTCTCGGAAAAGGAAAGGGAGATAGCAAAGCAGATTTTAAAGGAAATTCGATCCAGGCTTGGCTTCCTTGAGCACGTGGGACTCGGCTATCTCACGCTTTCCCGTAGCTCAGGCACTCTCTCAGGCGGAGAAGCACAGCGAATCCGACTGGCTACCCAGATAGGTTCAAACCTCATGGGCGTGCTCTATGTGCTAGACGAACCCTCAATAGGGCTGCATCAGAGGGACAATGAAAGGCTTATCCAAACTCTCCAGACCCTGCGGGACCTTGGAAATACCCTTATAGTCGTAGAACACGATGAAGATACCATCCGGGCTGCGGATTATGTACTCGATATAGGACCAGGGGCAGGCATTCACGGAGGTTACGTGGTAGCCGAAGGTACGCCTGAAGAAATTGAACTGAACAAGGAATCCCTGACAGGCCAGTACCTCTCGGGAGAAAAACAGATAAAGCCGCCTGCTCTTCGAAGGCAAAGTGATTCGTTCATCAGGCTTAAAGGGTGCAGGGCAAACAACCTTAAGGACATAGATGTGAATATCCCGATAGGAGTCCTGACCGTGGTTACAGGGGTTTCGGGATCTGGAAAATCCACACTTATTTACGATACACTGTACAAAGCCCTGGCAAAGAAAATAAACAAATCAAATGTAACTCCAGGGGAGTATGACGAGCTGATTTTTGATTCTGAGGTCGACAAGGTAATCGTTATTGACCAGAGCCCTATAGGCAGGACTCCCCGTTCGAACCCTGCAACCTATACCAAAGTCTTTGATGCTATCAGGCAGGCTTTTGCCGAGACAAAGGAAGCCAAAATCCGGGGCTATAAGAACGGACGCTTCTCTTTCAATGTAAAAGGAGGGCGCTGCGAAGCCTGCCAGGGAGACGGGATGATAAAAATAGAGATGAACTTCCTGCCTGATGTATACATTGAATGTGAGGAGTGCAAGGGTACGCGCTACAACCGGGAAACCCTCGAAGTAAAATACAAGAGCAAATCGATTGCTGAAGTCCTAAATATGACTGTAGAAGAAGCTGCCGAACATTTCGAGAATATACCTGCAATCAAAGGCAAACTCGATACCCTGAAAAGGGTAGGGCTTGGTTACATCAAACTTGGGCAGAGCTCAACAACGCTTTCAGGCGGGGAGGCCCAAAGAATTAAACTGACAAGAGAGCTCTCTAAAAAGGGCACCGGAAGGACAATTTACCTCCTTGACGAACCCACAACAGGGCTCCACTTCCATGATGTCAAGAAACTAATTGCAGTCCTTAATGGGCTTGTAGCAAAAGGAAATACCGTGGTTGTAATCGAGCACAACCTAGACGTAATCAAATCCGCAGACTATATCATCGACCTTGGCCCCGAAGGCGGGAATGCAGGCGGAGAGATCATTGCCGAAGGAACCCCAGAGGAAGTGGCTCTGGTTCAGGGAAGCCATACTGCACGCTTCCTTGCACCCAGGCTCTCAGACTCATACCTGAGCATGTCAGAAGCAGAGCCTGTTGAGGCAATTTTCGAAGAAGGAGAAACATTTGAGGTTGATTTTGAAGAGTTTGAAGATGATCTGAATGATGAGTCCGAAGGATTTGAAGAAAATTCTGAAGAAGACCTTGAAGACAATTCCAGAGGTTTCAGGCGCTGCAAACACAGAACCGAAAAAGCGCTTGAAGAACAGCTAATTTAA
- a CDS encoding bile acid:sodium symporter family protein, whose protein sequence is MYQEILKKFTSLFPLWAVLLSAVAYAYPEYFAPHQGLIVPILSLIMLGMGVTLSVNSFLAVLKKPSVVLLGTLMQYTVMPFAAWIVCTVLKLPPDLAIGVIVLGCCPGGTASNLISYLAKADVALSIVLTSVSTLLAFLATPFLTWIFIGQTVEVDVTGMLVSVVNMVIVPVVLGLAINYFFEKRISMVREVFPAISAAAIVIIVAIIIGTNSANLEQSGPLVLLAVILHNGLGLAGGYWISKALKLSEIEARTIAIEVGMQNSGLSVALAIKHFTAAAALPGAIFSIWHNLSGALLAGHWSKQSAQAADNK, encoded by the coding sequence GTGTATCAAGAGATCCTTAAAAAATTTACCTCATTGTTCCCCCTATGGGCAGTACTTTTGTCTGCTGTTGCATACGCTTATCCTGAATACTTTGCTCCCCACCAGGGGCTTATTGTGCCTATTCTGAGCCTTATTATGCTAGGGATGGGAGTTACCCTCTCGGTGAACAGTTTCCTTGCAGTATTGAAGAAGCCGTCAGTAGTTCTCCTGGGCACTTTAATGCAGTACACTGTTATGCCTTTTGCAGCCTGGATAGTCTGCACGGTTTTGAAGTTGCCTCCCGACCTGGCGATTGGTGTGATTGTGCTTGGGTGCTGCCCAGGCGGCACGGCTTCGAATTTGATTTCTTATTTAGCAAAGGCTGATGTGGCTCTTTCAATAGTCCTTACGTCGGTCTCCACGTTGCTTGCTTTTCTTGCAACTCCTTTCCTTACCTGGATTTTTATAGGTCAGACTGTAGAGGTCGATGTCACAGGCATGCTGGTCAGTGTTGTAAATATGGTAATCGTGCCTGTAGTGCTAGGGCTTGCAATCAACTATTTCTTTGAGAAACGAATAAGCATGGTCAGGGAAGTTTTTCCGGCAATTTCAGCCGCAGCTATAGTAATCATTGTCGCCATAATCATAGGGACAAATAGTGCAAACCTAGAGCAGAGCGGCCCCTTGGTCCTGCTCGCGGTGATCCTGCACAATGGGCTTGGCCTTGCTGGTGGCTACTGGATTTCAAAAGCCCTGAAATTAAGTGAGATCGAAGCCCGGACTATTGCAATCGAGGTAGGGATGCAGAACTCCGGCCTGAGTGTCGCACTTGCTATAAAGCATTTCACGGCAGCAGCCGCACTTCCAGGCGCGATTTTTAGCATCTGGCACAACCTGTCAGGTGCTCTCCTGGCTGGACACTGGTCAAAACAAAGTGCACAGGCTGCTGATAATAAATGA
- a CDS encoding YncE family protein, with product MILSTTSVASANNSSTIWQCEYQNSSIIGPDAYQNSSATGPYAYITNSDTATVHIIDTATDTVIDTVDIETSPITYERHVEEPFGVAITPDGTKVYVTHSGSMAHMNSNVSVIDTATNNLTAIVSVRGNPKGLQSVQMEQRHM from the coding sequence TTGATTTTATCTACAACATCAGTTGCTTCAGCAAATAATTCTTCGACTATATGGCAGTGTGAGTATCAAAATTCTTCAATCATAGGACCGGATGCATATCAGAATTCCTCGGCTACAGGACCATATGCATATATTACTAATTCCGACACCGCTACTGTTCATATAATTGACACAGCAACAGATACTGTTATAGATACTGTGGATATAGAAACATCTCCCATCACATATGAACGGCATGTAGAAGAACCTTTTGGAGTTGCTATTACGCCTGATGGAACAAAGGTGTATGTGACACATTCAGGCAGTATGGCACATATGAATAGCAATGTTTCTGTAATTGACACGGCGACAAATAATCTTACAGCAATAGTTAGTGTAAGAGGCAATCCGAAGGGGTTGCAGTCAGTCCAGATGGAACAAAGGCATATGTAG
- a CDS encoding PKD domain-containing protein, which yields MTNYQSNTVSVIDTAKKTVIATVPVGADPFGVTVARAKVYVANSQSDTISVIDISSNKVIATVNVGCSPKEIAATPDGSKVYVTNYQGNTVSVIDTTTDTVIANVNAGSYPCSFGQFIGPVLVEQVLPVANFSSNVTEGYAPLSVQFIDLSENATSVNWDFGDGVNSTEQNPVHTYSAAGNYTVNLTAVNENGTDSMVATITVLEKPVSHWDFSPKKPVSGDVLNIKGSAFPGEKVDVFVNFETTVPVSKGKFEYTIDEIKIPEGLNNFFTVEAEGAKNLNVRVKKVIWVTKSSEASGDTAIVSQSNVPPGTYKIKIDGNAEKRVPKVNLNITASQ from the coding sequence GTGACAAACTATCAGAGCAACACAGTGTCTGTAATCGATACAGCCAAAAAAACCGTTATAGCTACCGTACCTGTTGGGGCCGATCCTTTTGGAGTTACAGTTGCGAGAGCAAAGGTATATGTGGCAAACTCCCAGAGTGACACTATCTCTGTAATTGATATATCCTCAAATAAGGTTATAGCCACTGTGAATGTAGGATGTAGCCCTAAGGAAATTGCAGCTACCCCGGATGGATCGAAAGTGTATGTGACAAACTATCAGGGCAACACAGTGTCTGTAATTGATACAACCACAGACACTGTTATAGCCAATGTCAATGCGGGAAGTTACCCATGTTCCTTCGGGCAGTTTATAGGTCCTGTCCTAGTAGAGCAAGTGCTGCCTGTAGCAAACTTCAGCAGCAATGTCACAGAGGGTTATGCTCCTCTATCGGTACAGTTTATAGATCTGTCAGAAAATGCGACTTCTGTAAATTGGGACTTTGGAGATGGAGTTAATTCTACCGAGCAAAATCCAGTGCATACTTATTCTGCAGCAGGAAACTATACTGTTAATCTAACTGCAGTTAATGAGAACGGCACAGATTCAATGGTTGCAACCATAACAGTTCTGGAAAAACCTGTTAGCCATTGGGATTTTTCCCCTAAGAAGCCTGTTTCCGGGGATGTACTCAATATAAAAGGGAGTGCTTTTCCGGGAGAGAAGGTCGATGTATTTGTAAATTTCGAGACGACTGTTCCTGTCTCAAAAGGAAAATTTGAATATACTATTGATGAAATAAAAATCCCTGAGGGCCTTAACAACTTCTTTACGGTGGAAGCCGAAGGAGCCAAAAACCTCAATGTGAGGGTAAAAAAGGTTATCTGGGTAACAAAAAGCTCAGAGGCTTCAGGGGATACTGCAATAGTATCTCAGTCAAACGTTCCTCCTGGAACCTATAAAATAAAAATCGATGGAAATGCTGAGAAAAGGGTCCCAAAGGTTAATTTGAATATTACGGCTTCTCAGTAG
- a CDS encoding S4 domain-containing protein, with the protein MRLDAYLVDMGHFKSRGRAKAAIVAGNVKVNGTVVTKVSRDVSTEDVIEVAEGLDQPQGYFKLKFIQEESGILKPGDRVLDLGSSAGGFLLFASEIAGNVKGIEFSRDFRSELGKIAHERENVEVTFGDVFTIPLNLLSEEPVDVILSDMTLEPEDSVKALSRVLPLLRPGGKLLQVIKIPRRKNPKPILSKIENLGLEIQQVINSEKQEIYVVARKPLLEEEKLSEEKKLSEEGENKLSE; encoded by the coding sequence ATGAGACTGGATGCATACCTTGTGGATATGGGCCATTTCAAATCAAGGGGGAGAGCCAAAGCTGCTATCGTTGCCGGAAATGTTAAGGTTAACGGAACGGTGGTAACAAAGGTCTCCAGAGACGTTTCTACCGAGGATGTTATTGAGGTTGCCGAGGGGCTGGATCAGCCTCAGGGGTATTTCAAGCTCAAATTTATTCAGGAGGAAAGCGGGATTCTTAAACCCGGGGACAGGGTGCTTGATCTTGGGTCCAGTGCAGGTGGATTTCTCCTTTTTGCTTCGGAAATTGCAGGCAATGTGAAAGGCATTGAGTTCAGCAGGGATTTCAGGAGTGAGCTTGGGAAAATCGCACACGAGAGGGAAAATGTCGAGGTGACATTCGGAGATGTTTTCACTATACCGCTGAACTTACTCTCAGAAGAACCTGTAGATGTTATCCTCTCAGATATGACCCTTGAACCTGAAGATTCAGTCAAGGCTCTTTCGAGAGTGCTGCCTCTGCTGAGACCCGGAGGAAAGCTGCTCCAGGTTATCAAAATCCCAAGGCGAAAAAATCCAAAACCCATCCTCAGTAAAATAGAGAATCTCGGGCTTGAAATTCAGCAGGTCATCAATTCCGAAAAACAGGAGATCTATGTAGTCGCAAGAAAGCCTCTACTCGAAGAAGAAAAGCTGTCTGAAGAAAAAAAGCTGTCTGAAGAAGGAGAAAACAAGCTTTCCGAATAA
- a CDS encoding DUF2119 domain-containing protein, with the protein MAANGIEGSEDPFPAKREYTKMPNSHPDAGIRIYGSGKPVRLFVAGLHGNEWKDTTELLENIKPPKTGTLALIPVVNCGKYVSTLTSGYYTGPGKKILKAIEELKPEIYLELHSYSSQNLEKLAGKNRLELIGVPAYSILKDGVLLGSVSPWIRRKYFPKEALCLSLELQKGSIESKKFTARMLEILKEIQSRDEFIEFMKKEFPAQAKKAIEDYRQFYGEI; encoded by the coding sequence ATGGCTGCTAATGGAATAGAGGGTTCAGAAGATCCCTTTCCTGCAAAGCGAGAATACACAAAAATGCCAAACTCGCACCCGGATGCCGGAATTAGAATTTACGGCAGCGGAAAGCCAGTCCGGCTCTTTGTCGCGGGTCTGCACGGGAACGAGTGGAAAGATACAACTGAACTCTTGGAGAATATAAAGCCTCCAAAGACCGGTACTCTTGCCTTAATTCCAGTTGTAAACTGTGGAAAGTACGTCTCAACCCTGACCTCGGGTTATTATACAGGACCCGGAAAGAAAATCCTCAAGGCTATTGAAGAACTGAAACCCGAGATCTATCTTGAACTTCACTCATATTCCAGCCAGAACCTTGAAAAGCTTGCTGGAAAAAACAGGCTTGAACTTATAGGGGTGCCTGCCTACAGCATTCTGAAAGACGGCGTGCTTCTTGGCTCGGTTTCTCCATGGATCAGGAGGAAGTACTTCCCAAAAGAAGCCCTCTGTCTCTCTCTTGAATTACAGAAAGGAAGTATTGAGTCGAAAAAATTTACAGCACGTATGCTTGAAATCCTGAAGGAAATTCAATCAAGAGATGAGTTTATAGAATTTATGAAAAAAGAATTTCCTGCACAGGCTAAAAAGGCAATTGAGGATTACAGGCAGTTTTACGGGGAAATTTGA